One genomic window of Methanosarcina acetivorans C2A includes the following:
- the rrp4 gene encoding exosome complex RNA-binding protein Rrp4 produces the protein MDKKIVIPGDLLSENQKKAGYGTYVKNDKIYSSLCGIENLKEDKVGVIPLAGAYIPSANDVVIGIVIVVTPSNWIFDIAAPYDGLLHVSEYPRRVESREMPEILNVGDSVILRVKDVDSSMKVELALRDPSLHKLKTGQIIKVESVKVPRVIGHGGSMISMLKKETNCSIFVGQNGRIWIDGKDEDIELLSKALRKIELEAQRSGLTDRIYNFLKNERIRQKESKPVGFFKNETEGVTATKEDHSEEIYRKIDVLLDPKN, from the coding sequence ATGGATAAAAAAATAGTGATCCCTGGTGACCTGTTATCCGAAAACCAGAAAAAAGCCGGATACGGGACGTATGTCAAGAACGACAAGATCTATTCTTCGCTTTGCGGTATTGAAAACCTCAAAGAGGATAAAGTTGGAGTGATCCCACTTGCGGGAGCGTATATCCCCTCAGCAAATGATGTGGTGATAGGGATCGTTATTGTGGTTACTCCATCCAACTGGATATTTGATATTGCAGCTCCTTATGACGGTCTGCTCCATGTATCCGAGTATCCGAGAAGAGTCGAATCCCGGGAGATGCCTGAAATTCTGAACGTAGGTGATTCGGTAATCCTCAGGGTTAAAGATGTAGATAGCTCCATGAAAGTCGAGCTTGCCCTGAGGGACCCGAGCCTTCATAAACTCAAAACAGGTCAGATTATTAAAGTTGAGTCTGTAAAAGTCCCCCGTGTAATAGGACACGGTGGTTCCATGATATCCATGCTGAAGAAAGAGACAAACTGCAGCATTTTCGTAGGCCAGAACGGCAGAATATGGATCGATGGAAAGGATGAGGACATAGAACTTTTGAGTAAGGCTCTCCGGAAAATAGAACTTGAAGCCCAGCGTTCCGGATTGACAGACCGGATCTACAATTTTTTGAAAAATGAACGGATTAGACAGAAAGAGTCCAAACCTGTTGGGTTTTTTAAAAATGAGACGGAAGGTGTGACTGCAACAAAGGAAGATCATTCCGAAGAGATATACCGGAAGATCGATGTACTGCTGGACCCGAAGAATTGA
- a CDS encoding ribosome assembly factor SBDS has protein sequence MVSLDEAVTARLKRGSKHFEVLVEPEGALAYKRGEEVNLEDILAVETIFEDANRGDRAAESDILNSFETTDPFEIAAVILKSGELQLTAEQRKRMLEEKKKKVIYTISRNAINPQTRAPHPPARIERAMEEAKVHIDPLKSVDQLVTITMKAIRPLIPIRFEEINIAVKIPPEYAPKAYGDISKVGTITKEEWQGDGSWIAVVRIPAGVQTDFYALINHLTKGEAQTKLL, from the coding sequence ATGGTGTCCCTGGACGAGGCAGTGACTGCCCGGCTCAAAAGAGGCAGCAAACATTTCGAAGTCCTGGTCGAGCCCGAAGGGGCTCTGGCCTACAAGCGAGGAGAGGAAGTAAACCTCGAAGACATTCTGGCAGTTGAGACTATCTTCGAAGATGCAAACAGAGGGGACCGGGCAGCAGAGTCCGATATTCTCAACTCTTTTGAGACAACCGACCCCTTTGAGATTGCTGCCGTGATCCTGAAAAGCGGAGAGCTTCAACTCACCGCTGAGCAGAGAAAACGAATGCTTGAAGAGAAAAAGAAAAAGGTTATCTATACCATTTCCAGAAATGCTATAAACCCTCAAACTAGAGCACCTCACCCTCCCGCACGGATAGAAAGAGCGATGGAAGAGGCAAAAGTGCATATAGACCCTTTAAAAAGCGTAGATCAGCTGGTAACCATAACAATGAAAGCCATTCGCCCGCTCATCCCCATACGCTTTGAAGAAATCAATATCGCTGTGAAAATCCCTCCCGAATATGCCCCAAAGGCATATGGAGATATTTCCAAAGTCGGAACCATTACGAAGGAAGAATGGCAGGGTGACGGCTCATGGATTGCAGTAGTGAGGATTCCTGCAGGAGTCCAGACTGATTTTTACGCTCTTATAAATCATCTCACAAAGGGAGAGGCTCAGACTAAACTTTTATAA
- the rrp41 gene encoding exosome complex exonuclease Rrp41: protein MSEKPENLILITDDGLRLDGRRADEIRPMKIEIGVLSRADGSCYLEWGRNKILVGVFGPREAHPRRSQRADSAVIRYKYNMASFSVEDRARPGPSRRSIEISKVSREAFEPVILAELYPKTAIDIFVEVLQADAGTRTAAINASSIALADAGIPMKGLITSCAFGKVDGQIVLDLNKEEDNYGEADFPVAMTQEGEITLVQMDGHLTPEEIKKGLELVKKGCREILALQQAVLRKKFETPVEEPAAEAAETETEAEAESLPAPEFVSEEAAEEAEELEVEGLEEISEPDILFSSEVIPDSEEEEEIEEEFEEEEVEEEAEEGLEEEAEEDLEEAEEGLEEAEEGLEEEAEEDLEEAEEDLEEAEEDLEEAEEDLEEAEEDLEEAEEDLEEAEEDLEEAEEGLEEDLEEDLEEFEEEPLEEETEFEASLEGTPEIKEFEEIEARLEKEADSGEAEEEIELEAETEGLEEEALKEEVEVEESPASEEVSEPEIEAEVEVEEAAEAVEAAEEPEEEKSEGPWKVVKNPSEAENRGEKDE from the coding sequence ATGAGTGAGAAACCTGAAAACTTAATATTAATCACTGACGATGGGCTGCGCCTTGACGGGAGACGTGCGGATGAGATTAGGCCCATGAAAATTGAGATCGGTGTACTTTCGCGAGCCGATGGTTCATGTTATCTTGAATGGGGCAGGAATAAGATCTTGGTAGGCGTGTTCGGCCCCAGGGAAGCTCATCCCCGCCGCAGCCAGCGCGCAGATTCGGCAGTAATCCGCTACAAATACAATATGGCATCATTCTCCGTGGAGGACCGCGCTCGTCCGGGCCCTAGCAGGCGGAGCATTGAAATCTCAAAAGTTTCCAGGGAAGCTTTCGAGCCTGTGATCCTGGCTGAGCTGTACCCTAAGACAGCAATTGACATTTTCGTAGAAGTGCTTCAGGCCGATGCAGGGACAAGGACAGCAGCAATTAACGCTTCCAGTATAGCTCTTGCAGATGCCGGAATCCCAATGAAAGGCCTTATTACCTCCTGTGCTTTCGGGAAGGTTGACGGGCAGATTGTGCTTGATCTGAATAAGGAAGAGGATAACTACGGAGAAGCTGACTTCCCCGTAGCAATGACCCAGGAGGGAGAAATTACTCTTGTCCAGATGGATGGGCACCTTACACCTGAAGAAATCAAGAAAGGGCTTGAGCTTGTAAAGAAGGGCTGCAGAGAGATCCTCGCACTTCAGCAGGCTGTCCTTAGAAAGAAGTTTGAAACTCCTGTTGAGGAACCTGCGGCAGAAGCTGCAGAAACCGAAACTGAAGCCGAAGCCGAGTCCTTACCGGCCCCCGAGTTTGTTTCGGAAGAAGCTGCTGAAGAAGCTGAAGAACTCGAAGTAGAGGGTCTGGAGGAAATCTCTGAGCCTGATATCCTTTTTTCCAGCGAGGTAATCCCTGACTCCGAAGAAGAGGAAGAGATTGAAGAAGAATTTGAAGAAGAGGAAGTCGAAGAAGAAGCTGAAGAAGGCTTGGAAGAAGAAGCTGAAGAAGACTTGGAAGAAGCTGAAGAAGGCTTGGAAGAAGCTGAAGAAGGCTTGGAAGAAGAAGCTGAAGAAGACTTGGAAGAAGCTGAAGAAGACTTGGAAGAAGCTGAAGAAGACTTGGAAGAAGCTGAAGAAGACTTGGAAGAAGCTGAAGAAGACTTAGAAGAAGCTGAAGAAGACTTAGAAGAAGCTGAAGAAGACTTAGAGGAAGCTGAAGAAGGCTTAGAGGAAGACTTAGAAGAAGATCTGGAAGAATTCGAAGAGGAACCTCTTGAAGAAGAGACTGAATTTGAAGCTTCTTTAGAGGGTACTCCTGAAATCAAAGAGTTTGAAGAAATTGAGGCCAGGCTTGAGAAAGAAGCTGATTCTGGAGAAGCTGAAGAAGAAATTGAGCTTGAGGCTGAAACCGAGGGACTTGAAGAGGAAGCTCTTAAAGAAGAAGTCGAAGTCGAGGAAAGTCCTGCTTCGGAAGAAGTTTCTGAGCCTGAAATAGAAGCCGAGGTCGAAGTTGAGGAAGCTGCCGAAGCAGTAGAGGCAGCAGAAGAGCCTGAAGAAGAAAAATCCGAAGGTCCCTGGAAGGTAGTAAAAAACCCCTCTGAAGCCGAAAACAGAGGTGAAAAAGATGAGTGA
- the rrp42 gene encoding exosome complex protein Rrp42, with the protein MKKMSEIIATLKKDYIYNLMIKGKRQDGRGFKDFRDLKLETNVIVKAEGSAKVTLGNTQVLVGVKLQTGTPFPDSQDEGVIITNLELNPIASPEFEPGPPREEAIEMARVVDRGIRESGAIDIKKLCITVGESVWIVFIDVHVLNDDGNIIDASCLAAIAALMTTMVPNEQQGLGEDVPLAMKEMPVGITIAKIGSKLMVDPSLDEEAVCETKLTIVSSSDGSVAGMQKMGISPLTEAELFEAIDLALEKAAELRGLYLEGLAKSE; encoded by the coding sequence GTGAAAAAGATGAGTGAAATCATAGCCACACTTAAGAAGGACTATATTTACAACCTGATGATCAAAGGTAAGCGTCAGGACGGACGCGGGTTTAAAGATTTCAGGGATCTCAAGCTTGAAACAAACGTTATTGTCAAAGCCGAAGGTTCTGCAAAAGTTACCCTCGGAAACACCCAGGTCCTTGTAGGTGTGAAGCTTCAGACCGGAACTCCATTCCCGGATTCTCAGGACGAAGGCGTGATTATTACCAATCTTGAGCTTAACCCGATAGCTTCTCCCGAATTCGAGCCAGGGCCACCCAGAGAAGAAGCAATCGAAATGGCAAGGGTCGTTGACAGAGGGATCAGGGAATCGGGCGCAATTGATATAAAGAAGCTTTGCATAACGGTTGGAGAATCCGTCTGGATTGTCTTTATAGACGTCCACGTCCTGAACGATGACGGAAATATCATTGATGCATCCTGTCTTGCTGCAATTGCAGCACTCATGACCACCATGGTCCCTAACGAGCAGCAGGGACTGGGCGAAGATGTACCCCTTGCGATGAAAGAGATGCCTGTCGGTATAACTATTGCAAAGATAGGCTCAAAGCTGATGGTTGACCCATCCCTTGATGAAGAAGCAGTTTGCGAAACGAAACTGACCATAGTTTCAAGTTCGGACGGGTCTGTTGCAGGCATGCAGAAAATGGGCATTTCCCCTCTTACCGAGGCAGAGCTGTTCGAGGCAATAGACCTGGCACTCGAAAAGGCAGCCGAACTCAGGGGACTCTACCTTGAAGGGCTTGCAAAAAGTGAGTAA
- a CDS encoding DNA-directed RNA polymerase subunit P — protein MGYKCTRCKQKVEIDYEYTGIRCPYCGHRILVKERPTTIKRIKAE, from the coding sequence ATGGGATATAAGTGCACTCGCTGTAAACAGAAAGTGGAAATTGACTACGAGTACACAGGTATAAGGTGTCCGTACTGCGGACACAGGATCCTGGTAAAAGAGCGTCCTACAACCATCAAACGCATCAAGGCCGAGTAA
- a CDS encoding 50S ribosomal protein L37ae has product MAKKFTKKGRISRSAGRFGPRYGRKDRKLVADLEERMRAPHVCTKCARPTVERIGTGIWKCSKCGHTFAGGTYIPYTSVGQTLLRTMKNIAEAK; this is encoded by the coding sequence ATGGCAAAAAAATTTACGAAGAAAGGAAGAATTTCCAGATCTGCAGGCAGGTTTGGTCCCAGGTACGGGAGAAAAGACAGAAAGCTTGTCGCAGACCTGGAAGAACGCATGCGAGCTCCACATGTATGCACCAAATGTGCCCGCCCGACAGTGGAAAGGATCGGGACAGGGATCTGGAAATGCAGCAAGTGCGGACACACCTTCGCAGGCGGGACCTATATCCCCTACACGAGCGTTGGTCAGACCCTGCTGCGCACAATGAAAAACATTGCTGAAGCAAAGTAA
- a CDS encoding nitroreductase, with protein sequence MDNIKATEQISNAILENIYQRRSVRNYSDKEVSDEIIKEIIRAGTYAPSAVNKQPWRFVVVKNRQLIDKYDDLARKAFLSVYGDTDNPDLIGYVQYLSKPTTRILYGAPVFILVFAAPDVIDDRDCALAAENMMLAARSLGIGSCWIGLAAGLGSDTEFLKEVGVPEGYKLIAPLIFGYPAKDNQKAPARNADVILKWVD encoded by the coding sequence ATGGATAATATCAAAGCTACTGAACAAATTTCTAACGCGATCCTGGAGAACATTTACCAGCGTCGATCCGTGCGCAACTATTCCGATAAGGAAGTTTCCGACGAAATAATTAAGGAAATTATCCGGGCGGGAACATATGCACCAAGCGCCGTGAATAAGCAGCCGTGGCGGTTTGTAGTCGTGAAAAATAGGCAGCTCATTGATAAATATGATGACCTTGCCAGGAAGGCTTTCCTTTCCGTATACGGGGATACCGACAATCCGGACCTGATCGGATATGTACAGTATTTATCAAAACCGACAACCCGGATACTCTATGGGGCACCTGTTTTCATCCTGGTATTCGCGGCTCCCGACGTTATCGACGACAGGGACTGTGCTCTGGCGGCGGAAAACATGATGCTTGCAGCTCGCTCTTTAGGGATCGGTAGCTGCTGGATTGGTCTGGCAGCAGGCCTGGGTAGCGATACGGAATTCCTGAAGGAAGTGGGAGTGCCGGAGGGATATAAGCTTATCGCACCCCTGATCTTTGGATACCCGGCGAAGGATAATCAGAAGGCACCTGCCCGTAATGCCGATGTCATATTAAAATGGGTTGATTAA